In the Pseudanabaena sp. PCC 7367 genome, one interval contains:
- a CDS encoding heavy metal translocating P-type ATPase, which translates to MTATTPNTPNIPNTPSTEVATISLQVSGMKCAGCVAAVEKRLLACDGVRAATVNLVTERATIAVEPESDRQELINSAIETVSKAGFEAKEYQRSPLQTDSESSRENLKGKVELLGLSWQAPPGGDIAIAVVLIFLAVLGHLGPMGVIELPLISNMYAHWVFATAALLIPGRAILRDGFKGLWYRIPNMNSLISIGAISAYIASVVALFWPQLGWRCFFEEPVMLLGFILLGRSLEARARGKASAALQQLINLQPYSARLLVGAEQLQVPVTEVQIGDRLLVLPGEKIPTDARVVAGSSRVDESMLTGESVPVDKQTAARVTGATLNLTGALTIEVEQAIEQSTFARIVALVEQAQAQKAPIQTLADRISGYFTYGIMAIAALTLLGWLLLGGVELIFAIKLAITVLVIACPCALGLATPTAILVGTGMGAERGILIKGGDRLQQVHSLDAIVFDKTGTLTLGSAQVSDLVAVDHAFKQIFSLSQSDQSAVVASSSEQAVNASDRPESLIAANELLKWAASAEKQANHNLGEAIVRAAADRKLALISTKECISETGMGVRAIVGDLNNPDADQTVLVGTQAWLEQNNITIDPAYLSQATELASSGKTVVYVAIAARFVGLITITDPLRGNAADAVAALQKMGLQVWMLTGDRYATAQVIADRVGIPAQQIIADVKPDGKAATIEKLQAQGLQVAMVGDGVNDAPALAKAEVGIALSSGTDVAMETADIVLMHNDIADVVKAIGLSKATFNKIRQNLFWAFAYNLLGIPIAAGLLYPSLGVLLNPMIAGLAMAFSSVTVVVNSLSLRWSFRN; encoded by the coding sequence ATGACAGCAACAACCCCAAATACGCCGAATATTCCAAATACGCCAAGCACAGAAGTCGCTACGATCTCGCTCCAGGTTTCAGGCATGAAGTGTGCTGGATGTGTGGCCGCCGTGGAAAAGCGGCTATTGGCATGTGATGGGGTCAGGGCAGCTACGGTTAATTTAGTGACCGAACGGGCAACGATCGCAGTTGAGCCAGAGTCCGATCGCCAGGAATTAATTAACAGTGCAATCGAGACTGTTAGCAAGGCTGGCTTTGAGGCAAAAGAATATCAACGATCGCCATTGCAAACTGATTCTGAATCCAGTCGTGAAAACCTCAAGGGCAAAGTTGAGTTGCTGGGGCTAAGCTGGCAAGCGCCACCGGGGGGGGATATTGCGATCGCTGTGGTTTTAATTTTTCTGGCGGTGCTGGGGCATTTGGGGCCAATGGGAGTGATTGAGCTGCCCTTGATCAGTAATATGTATGCCCATTGGGTATTTGCGACTGCTGCCTTGTTAATTCCTGGGCGGGCAATTTTGCGTGATGGGTTCAAGGGGTTGTGGTATCGCATTCCCAATATGAACTCTTTGATCTCGATCGGGGCGATTTCTGCCTATATTGCCAGCGTCGTAGCGCTATTTTGGCCCCAACTGGGGTGGCGCTGTTTTTTTGAAGAACCGGTGATGCTGTTGGGGTTTATTTTGCTAGGCCGATCGCTGGAAGCCAGAGCCAGGGGCAAAGCCAGCGCAGCACTGCAGCAGCTCATAAATCTTCAGCCCTATTCGGCACGGCTCTTGGTTGGTGCGGAGCAATTACAAGTGCCCGTTACTGAAGTCCAGATCGGCGATCGCTTATTGGTTTTACCAGGCGAGAAAATCCCCACCGATGCCAGGGTGGTGGCCGGCAGCTCTAGGGTGGATGAATCAATGCTGACCGGGGAATCTGTGCCCGTAGATAAACAAACAGCGGCCAGAGTGACCGGGGCAACGCTCAACCTGACTGGGGCATTGACGATCGAAGTAGAACAGGCGATCGAGCAGTCCACCTTTGCCCGAATTGTGGCCTTAGTAGAGCAAGCCCAGGCTCAAAAAGCGCCAATCCAAACCCTGGCCGATCGCATTTCCGGCTATTTTACCTATGGAATTATGGCGATCGCGGCGTTGACTTTGCTGGGTTGGCTGTTGCTGGGCGGGGTGGAATTGATTTTTGCGATCAAGCTAGCGATTACGGTGCTAGTAATTGCCTGTCCCTGTGCCTTGGGGTTGGCCACACCAACGGCGATCCTGGTGGGTACTGGGATGGGCGCAGAACGGGGGATTTTGATCAAGGGTGGCGATCGGCTTCAGCAGGTACATAGCCTTGATGCGATCGTGTTTGATAAAACTGGCACACTAACGCTGGGGTCGGCACAGGTCAGCGATCTGGTGGCAGTGGATCATGCCTTTAAGCAAATTTTTAGTCTCAGTCAGTCTGATCAGTCGGCTGTTGTTGCATCTAGCTCTGAGCAGGCGGTAAATGCAAGTGATCGGCCAGAATCACTTATTGCGGCAAATGAGTTATTAAAATGGGCGGCCAGTGCCGAAAAACAAGCTAATCATAATCTGGGGGAGGCGATCGTCAGGGCAGCAGCCGATCGCAAGTTGGCACTTATAAGCACTAAAGAATGCATCAGCGAGACGGGCATGGGAGTGAGGGCGATCGTGGGTGATCTAAATAATCCCGATGCCGATCAAACGGTTCTGGTGGGTACTCAGGCATGGCTGGAGCAAAATAATATTACGATCGATCCGGCGTACCTGTCTCAAGCAACCGAGTTGGCCAGCAGTGGTAAAACGGTGGTGTATGTGGCGATCGCGGCGCGATTTGTGGGGCTAATTACAATCACTGATCCTTTGCGCGGTAATGCAGCCGATGCGGTGGCGGCTTTGCAAAAAATGGGCTTGCAAGTGTGGATGCTAACGGGCGATCGCTATGCTACGGCGCAGGTAATTGCCGATCGGGTGGGCATTCCGGCTCAGCAGATCATTGCAGACGTGAAGCCCGATGGTAAGGCAGCCACGATCGAAAAGCTGCAAGCGCAAGGTTTGCAAGTGGCAATGGTGGGCGATGGGGTGAATGATGCGCCAGCGTTGGCCAAGGCGGAAGTTGGCATTGCGCTTAGTTCTGGCACTGATGTGGCAATGGAAACCGCTGATATTGTGTTGATGCACAATGACATTGCTGATGTGGTCAAGGCGATCGGCCTGAGTAAGGCCACCTTCAACAAAATCCGCCAGAATTTGTTCTGGGCATTTGCCTATAATCTCTTGGGTATCCCGATCGCTGCTGGTTTGCTCTATCCCAGCCTGGGGGTTTTACTCAATCCCATGATCGCTGGATTGGCAATGGCGTTTAGTTCGGTGACGGTGGTGGTTAATTCGTTGTCGTTGCGCTGGAGTTTTAGAAATTGA
- a CDS encoding helix-turn-helix domain-containing protein, with product MKELEFQVSSGNIFADMELEEADQLYVCAQLGFQIRQLLRERGYTHQQVTELLNITQQEADNLIKGQYHLFTEGKLIKFLNKLDFKVVIQISPHQDNEPFQLVALERS from the coding sequence TTGAAAGAGCTAGAGTTTCAGGTAAGTAGCGGCAATATTTTTGCAGATATGGAGCTAGAAGAAGCTGACCAGCTATATGTTTGTGCCCAGCTTGGTTTTCAGATCCGCCAACTCCTAAGGGAAAGAGGATACACCCATCAACAAGTAACAGAGCTATTAAATATTACTCAGCAGGAAGCAGATAATCTTATTAAAGGTCAATACCATTTATTTACAGAAGGGAAACTCATTAAGTTTCTGAATAAACTTGATTTTAAGGTAGTTATTCAGATTTCTCCTCATCAAGATAATGAACCCTTTCAATTAGTGGCTTTGGAAAGAAGCTGA
- a CDS encoding P-loop NTPase fold protein produces the protein MTQNNNFINEFNIHLEKYLDYYCGLGHSPGFAVLLKGEWGSGKTWFVKKYKKHFDKRNKRNKQKCLYVSLNGITSVAQIEYEFFLQLNPLFNSKGARLAGQIFGDIIRGSGKVGPVTLKLPTLNQIPKYLLDLNNPILIFDDLERCSIPLKDRLGYINSFVEQQELRVILVANEEELLIDKSNDFSRIKEKLIGKTFEVNIDINAALNAFIQKKDNVKKFLSENISLIEDIYLQANFKNLRCLKQVISDFEFIFNVLPKEAKSSPDFLKDLFSVLMAFTIEINRGAMTPKDILKLEDELVKSMRNNLTQEQISKEKSNENQSKENKLGKIASKYYALNLHSPFPNSEWWYEFFDKGKIDVQILEQLLPNSKYFADENSSAWLRLLNSFKGKGISDNDFDDLFEEVKSEYENRELTDLGAIKHVFGLFLMFSESGIYSKDKSEILQDAKDYIGYLRTAGKFEVLPRDIEYYVGGYLGFAFSGKEYQEFKEFEDYISKINEVVRKERMPFKVKQLLAKMEKEPAEFRHLIYLNNNQSEDPDEREYYKTPLFISKYVAPTEFVSLFLRMSIEDQRSALFAFKKRYEVYNQDLISELPWLRSVKNLLLQESENRKGKLSGFWLSEFCKQYLEEAISSLEASNNLN, from the coding sequence ATGACTCAAAACAATAATTTTATAAATGAGTTCAACATTCACCTCGAGAAATATCTAGATTATTATTGTGGGCTCGGGCATTCCCCAGGATTTGCTGTTTTATTGAAAGGCGAATGGGGTTCCGGCAAAACTTGGTTTGTAAAAAAGTATAAGAAGCACTTTGACAAACGCAACAAAAGAAATAAGCAAAAATGCCTTTACGTTAGTTTGAATGGAATTACATCAGTAGCGCAAATTGAGTACGAATTCTTTCTGCAGCTAAATCCACTTTTTAACTCGAAAGGAGCAAGACTTGCTGGCCAAATTTTTGGAGATATTATAAGGGGTTCTGGGAAAGTTGGGCCTGTAACCCTCAAACTACCTACGCTCAACCAAATCCCGAAGTATCTCTTGGATTTGAATAATCCTATCTTAATATTTGATGACTTGGAGCGCTGCAGCATACCTCTAAAAGATAGATTAGGCTACATCAACTCTTTCGTCGAGCAGCAAGAGCTGAGAGTGATTTTAGTAGCAAACGAAGAAGAACTCTTAATCGACAAAAGCAATGATTTTTCACGAATCAAAGAAAAATTGATAGGCAAAACTTTTGAGGTGAACATAGATATTAATGCTGCACTAAATGCTTTTATACAGAAAAAAGACAATGTAAAGAAATTTTTGTCTGAGAACATCTCTTTAATCGAAGATATATATCTTCAAGCAAACTTCAAAAACTTAAGGTGTTTAAAGCAAGTCATCTCCGACTTTGAATTTATTTTTAATGTACTGCCTAAAGAGGCTAAAAGTAGTCCTGATTTCTTGAAAGATCTCTTCAGTGTATTGATGGCTTTCACAATTGAAATCAATAGAGGAGCCATGACCCCTAAAGATATCCTAAAACTTGAAGATGAGCTTGTAAAAAGTATGCGTAATAACCTCACACAAGAGCAAATATCCAAAGAAAAGAGTAATGAGAATCAGTCAAAGGAAAATAAGCTCGGGAAAATAGCAAGCAAATATTACGCTTTAAATTTACATTCTCCATTCCCTAATTCTGAATGGTGGTATGAGTTTTTCGACAAGGGTAAAATTGATGTACAAATACTAGAGCAGTTATTACCTAACAGCAAATATTTTGCAGATGAGAATAGTTCTGCTTGGCTTAGATTGCTTAATAGTTTCAAGGGAAAAGGTATCTCTGATAATGATTTTGACGACCTATTCGAGGAAGTTAAGTCTGAATATGAGAATAGAGAATTAACAGACCTCGGTGCAATAAAACATGTATTTGGACTTTTCTTAATGTTTTCAGAGTCAGGTATTTATAGCAAAGACAAATCGGAAATTCTGCAAGATGCTAAAGATTATATTGGCTACTTGCGAACTGCAGGTAAATTTGAAGTCTTACCTAGGGACATAGAGTATTACGTTGGAGGATATTTAGGATTTGCATTCAGCGGTAAAGAGTACCAAGAATTCAAAGAATTTGAAGATTATATTAGCAAGATTAATGAGGTCGTCCGAAAAGAAAGAATGCCTTTTAAGGTAAAACAACTCCTTGCAAAGATGGAGAAAGAACCTGCTGAGTTTAGGCACTTAATTTACTTAAACAATAACCAAAGTGAAGATCCCGATGAGAGGGAATATTACAAGACTCCGTTATTTATTTCTAAGTATGTTGCTCCAACAGAATTTGTTTCCTTGTTTTTAAGGATGTCTATTGAAGATCAGCGCTCAGCATTGTTTGCTTTTAAAAAGCGATATGAAGTTTACAACCAAGATTTAATAAGTGAATTACCTTGGCTTAGATCGGTTAAAAACTTGTTGTTACAAGAATCAGAGAATAGAAAAGGTAAATTAAGTGGCTTCTGGCTAAGTGAGTTTTGTAAGCAGTATTTAGAAGAAGCTATATCTAGTTTAGAAGCCTCAAATAATCTAAACTAA
- the pcrA gene encoding DNA helicase PcrA, producing MNAQFLNHLNPAQKKAASHTQGPLLVVAGAGSGKTRTLTYRIANLLLNHNVAPESILAVTFTNKAAREMGDRISNLLMQELALVEYGKPLDNLVEVDRKRLASKIRRINSYATDGLWVGTFHSMCCRILRLDIDKYTSENGHKWQTNFSIFDESDAQSLVKDIVTNRLNLDEKRFEPRSVRFAISNAKNQGWTPQQYQQNESGFKARQIALVYETYQTQLAANNALDFDDLIFLPVKLFRQSPETLAYWHDRFKHILVDEYQDTNRTQYELIRLLATGNLRSGQDFDWQGRSVFTVGDADQSIYRFRGADFTILMEFQETFGDRLADAKTKTMIKLEENYRSVANILSAANQLIENNSERIDKVLRPTRNDGDLIHLYRGDTEIDEAAYVVQQIRAIKAQIPNANWGHFAILYRTNAQSRVLEGEMLDIPYKIVGGFRFYDRKEIKDILAYLRLLSNPADTISLLRVINTPKRGIGASTIAKLTDAARELGIPLWEILGDETSVKTITGRAAKKVIGFMELINKWIGQAQGMSAAEIIQGIVSESGYEQELQAQGNDEATERLANLNELYNAALQYAEESGDPSLDAFLASAALASSLDNADEDAEKVTLMTLHSAKGLEFPVVFLVGLEQGLFPSYRSLNDPMALEEERRLMYVGITRAQEKLILTHAQARRLYGNREYAIASQFLDELPKDLLSGQSAERYGSSAYASSGSSSESAGAGRRLTIADKLRNKSRTKDVVKPRMAIADWQVGDRLMHDEFGEGKVTNLLGSGEKMYVAVSFEGRGKKILDPRLAPMQKL from the coding sequence ATGAACGCCCAGTTTTTAAATCACCTCAACCCTGCCCAGAAAAAAGCCGCTAGCCATACCCAGGGTCCTCTGCTGGTAGTGGCTGGAGCCGGATCGGGCAAAACGCGCACCCTCACCTATCGAATTGCCAACCTGTTGCTTAACCACAATGTTGCCCCAGAGAGCATTTTGGCGGTTACCTTCACCAACAAAGCCGCAAGGGAGATGGGCGATCGCATTTCTAATCTGTTGATGCAAGAGTTGGCCTTAGTTGAGTATGGCAAGCCGCTAGATAATCTGGTGGAAGTCGATCGTAAGCGCCTAGCTTCCAAAATCCGGCGTATTAATAGCTATGCCACCGATGGGCTGTGGGTGGGTACTTTCCACAGTATGTGTTGTCGGATCTTGCGGCTGGATATAGATAAATACACCAGTGAGAATGGCCACAAGTGGCAGACCAATTTTTCGATCTTTGATGAGTCCGATGCCCAGTCTTTGGTTAAGGACATTGTGACCAATCGGCTGAATCTGGATGAAAAACGGTTTGAGCCGCGATCGGTGCGGTTTGCAATCAGCAACGCTAAAAATCAAGGCTGGACACCGCAACAATATCAACAAAACGAGTCTGGCTTCAAAGCGCGTCAGATCGCCCTGGTCTATGAAACCTATCAAACTCAACTGGCGGCTAATAATGCCCTGGATTTTGATGATTTGATTTTCTTGCCAGTAAAACTATTCCGCCAGAGCCCAGAAACTTTGGCCTATTGGCACGATCGCTTTAAGCATATTCTGGTGGACGAATATCAAGATACCAACCGCACTCAGTATGAGCTAATTCGGCTGTTGGCAACGGGCAACCTCAGGTCTGGCCAGGATTTTGACTGGCAGGGGCGATCGGTGTTTACGGTGGGTGATGCCGATCAGAGCATCTATCGATTTCGCGGTGCTGATTTTACAATCCTGATGGAATTCCAGGAAACCTTTGGCGATCGCCTGGCTGATGCTAAGACCAAGACCATGATTAAGCTGGAGGAAAACTATCGATCGGTGGCGAATATTCTCAGTGCCGCCAATCAATTGATTGAAAACAACAGCGAGCGGATCGATAAGGTCTTGCGCCCTACCCGCAACGATGGTGATCTGATCCACCTCTATCGGGGGGATACGGAGATCGACGAAGCGGCCTATGTGGTACAGCAGATTCGCGCGATTAAAGCCCAAATCCCCAACGCCAATTGGGGACATTTTGCGATTTTGTATCGTACTAATGCCCAATCACGGGTATTGGAAGGGGAGATGCTGGATATCCCCTACAAGATCGTGGGTGGGTTTCGGTTCTACGATCGCAAAGAGATCAAAGACATCCTGGCCTATTTGCGTTTGCTGTCTAATCCCGCCGATACGATTAGTTTGCTGCGGGTGATTAATACGCCCAAGCGAGGGATCGGCGCATCCACGATCGCAAAGCTCACCGATGCCGCCCGGGAGTTGGGTATCCCACTGTGGGAAATTCTCGGCGATGAAACCTCAGTCAAAACAATTACGGGTAGGGCAGCCAAGAAAGTAATTGGTTTTATGGAGCTAATCAACAAATGGATCGGTCAGGCTCAGGGCATGTCAGCGGCAGAAATTATCCAAGGGATTGTATCTGAGTCGGGCTATGAACAGGAACTACAAGCCCAGGGTAACGACGAGGCCACAGAGCGATTGGCCAACCTGAATGAGCTATATAACGCAGCATTGCAATATGCGGAAGAAAGTGGCGATCCCTCTTTGGATGCATTCCTGGCCAGTGCCGCCCTTGCTTCTAGTTTGGACAATGCCGATGAGGATGCTGAAAAAGTCACCCTGATGACGTTGCATTCCGCCAAGGGGTTAGAATTTCCGGTGGTGTTTTTAGTTGGCCTGGAGCAGGGACTATTTCCCAGCTATCGATCGCTGAATGACCCAATGGCACTGGAAGAAGAACGCCGCTTGATGTATGTGGGTATTACCCGCGCCCAGGAAAAATTGATCCTCACCCATGCCCAGGCCAGGCGGCTCTATGGCAATCGGGAATATGCAATCGCCTCACAGTTCCTGGATGAATTACCCAAGGATTTACTCAGTGGTCAATCGGCGGAGCGCTATGGCAGCAGCGCCTATGCTAGTTCTGGTAGTAGTAGTGAATCGGCGGGGGCGGGTCGCCGCTTGACGATCGCTGACAAACTTAGAAATAAATCTCGGACTAAGGATGTGGTGAAGCCACGCATGGCGATCGCGGATTGGCAGGTGGGCGATCGGTTGATGCATGATGAGTTTGGCGAGGGCAAGGTGACGAATCTGCTGGGATCGGGCGAAAAAATGTATGTGGCGGTTAGTTTTGAGGGGAGGGGCAAAAAAATTCTCGATCCTCGCTTAGCACCAATGCAGAAGTTATAA